The Equus asinus isolate D_3611 breed Donkey chromosome 1, EquAss-T2T_v2, whole genome shotgun sequence genome segment CTGCAACCTCAGGTTGAGTAGCAGTGAACTCAGGAGCAGGAGCAGTCCATTCACCCTGAAATTCCTCCTTGGTCACAGCTTTTTCGGCAGCAGCctgctcttccttttcaatctcttCAGGATCTCTGTAGAAGTAGAGATCAGGCATGACCTCCCATGGGTGTTCACGGGAGATGGTACCCCGCATGCGCAGAACTTCCCGGGCAAGCATCCACCACATCAGACCCACAGAGTGAGCTCCCTTATTGTTGCATGGGATGGCGATGTCCACATAGCGCAGGGGAGAGTCTGTGTTACACAGAGCAATGGTAGGCAGGTTGACATAAGACGCCTCTGTGAGAGGCTGGTGGTCAGCCCTGGGATCAGTTACCACCAGAAGTCTCGGTTGCCGGAAGGCTGCCTGGATCTGGTTAGTGAAGGTTCCAGGAGTGAAGCGGCCAGCAATAGGAGTGGCTCCAGTGGCAGCAGCAAACTTCAGCACAGCTCGCTGGCCGGTATTCCTGGAGGATATGACACTGACGTCAGCTGGGTTTTCAATGGCGACAATGGCACGAGCTGCCAGCAGTAGCTTCTCCCAGGTTCTCTTCAAATTTATGATGTAGATGCCATCACTTTGCCTTTTGTAGATGTACTGTTCCATCTGGAAGTCAAGGTTGGTGCCACCTAAGGGGGTTCCTGCTGCAAGGAATTTGAGGACATCCTCCTCCTTCATTTGCAGGACGTCAAGGGCTCCGGACATTGTGAAAGCTTCCCTTTTAAGTTACGACGGGAACCCAAAACAACGCCGTATGGACCCCTCGCCGGGCAGCGCGGAAAGGCTGTATAATTGATTTTTAAGTCTAGATTCCTTGAAGTTAAATTACTAGGTATAGGGGTATGACAGACATCTATTATTTTTATGTGCACAGCATTCATTTCCCTTCTACTGTGAATCGCACCTGAATTTTCCTTTGTGAACCGcacccccctcacccccccaTCTCAATCCCTGCAATTCAGGCACTAATTCAGACAGGATGAAGCCCACATCCTGCTTTCATCCTAGAAAGCTGAACCTAGTCCCTGACCATAGTGATTGGTTCAGAGAGGAGCATGTGACCCAAGTCCTGGCAGAGAGAGATAATGAGGTATAATCTTGGGATTTTACAGGAAATCATTTGGAACTTGAGGTCctctttctgctgctttgttGAGCTGGTAGGATGTAAACCTAAAATGCAGGTTGCCCTCTTTCACCTTGAGGCAGAACCtacttgagagaaaaaaacccatcACAACTAAAAACAGGTACAGATATGGAGAGAGAGGGATTTAAAACCACATGTTTGACCACTGGGATCCAACATGAGCACTGCTGGAATTTTCACCTTTATGAGCCAATCCATCCCTTTTCTCACTACAGCATTTTGAGTTAGATTTCTGTACTTGTAAACAGGGGTGCTGACTTAGTACACTGGCTCAAAAGGGTATGACCACGTATGAAGGCCTTTATTTACACACGTTGCAAAATTAATTTCTGATAGCACTACCACCCATGTAGTACTTCTATCTGTGTAATAATATTAACACaagtaatacatattttatatgtgaaaaCATTCCTttacaattttagaatttttttcacatGTTCAATGaccttttatatttcttctctggCTTGTTTGTTCCTTGATTTGCCTGCTTTTAATTTTGGGATGTTAgtgtatttctccatttttagacctctttttgctttaaaaatacaaataaatcttTGTCTGTTTGTGTCATATTTTTTGCAGATGTTTTCCCTGTTTATCTGTTTATAAATTTACTAAGTAGAGTATCTAGTTTGCTGGTTTTGGTCATGGAGTTTTTATGTTTAGAATGTTCTTTACCTTCCCAAGATGAATATATTTAtagctatttcattttaaaatttagcctATATTccttttagaattaattttagtagataaaataattttatttaggaATATTCTAGATGAAAGTCACAAGAATTCTGGAGCTGTCAAAAGGTAGGTGGATTCTTATGAGGAATGCAGGACTGTTTTTCAGGACCCATATTCAGGATGCAGCCACACTTCAAGCAGAGACAGAGACCCAGTGTGGGCATGCCATTGGGATTCTGTGTCTACTTTTCTTCTCTGGCCTGTCCTCTCAGTGCATTTGCTCATCcttctcatttgttttctctaCTTCCTTGTCCCAGTGGGGACCATCCAACCATCCAGAGAAGGACTAAATCTGGCTTTCACTCCCAATCCAAATTCCCAGTAAAGAAACCCTGTTTTCTAATTTGGATACAGTGCTTCATGTTGCCCTGAAACAAGGTCATGTTGGGTGAACTCTGGCTTCTGGTAGCCTATTCTCTGTGGATCAGATTCCATATCAAAAAATCAGGGGAAGGAGAGTTATCAGGGAAGGGGAAATATTTTGAGCTTGGAAGACAATCAACAGGCAAGTGGTCATTACAGAGATGAAGACTTAACTTGAGTATTTCCCAAATAGCTTTCCTAACAACAAATATTGGCGCTTTATCcctttgttattgatttatattGTTTGCTTTGTTATATTCAACTCATAAGTGTGCATGAATATAAGTGTGTTCTGGACCAAGATTTTCTGATACATTGGTCTCTTTGTCAgttcttaaaacaatttttattttcatttgtacagtaaaataaatttctctttcttcttttcaaatttgttatatatatattctttcagGAAAATTATGTTGTATATgggaataatatatttttataacaacTATTCTACCTTGTTAAggaaagctattatttttattcatcttatacCTGGCCACTTTTCTAATCTATGATAATTCTAAGAAATTTGCAATTCTCTTGGCATTCCAGTTGCATACATTATTTACTTGTCAATAATAACCCTTTAATCTTTTCCCTTCTAATCataccttttatttccattttatgtctTATAGAATTGGTCAGAATGTCCAATAAAGCAATGATTGTATTAATGGATATTGTTATGAACAAGAATAATACCTGATGTCTCCTGACAGTTATGATGTGTCAGGTGCTGTTAGAAACGGATgtgaattatcttatttaatctacTATTACTATAATTCTCATTTTGCTGATGAAGAAACTGCAGCTTAGAGGGGTCACATTACTTGACGAAAGTCACACATTTTATATGTAGTGGAGATAGCATGCAAAAACTGATCAGTCTGACTCCAGTAACCATATTTGTCATGATTATCTAGACTACCttctttagaaagagaaaaacaatttattatttgaAGATATGCTTTGTAGCTTcccctgacgcaggaagggttaataatcactggaaaaagcttgctaacaaactgtgacccggaggtgagaaggacggttagccaatgacgggtaagacctccagggggaggcaacctaagacaggcatcggttgcctgggggcacagatggagacacgatatctgGAGCAGGAGGCACCGTTGCCTAGGAGGGcttgcatgctccgagataaaatatacaagcacagcaatcacatgataatatcaaaacagaggccaagggagggctccttgagaaatcactaagaattcttggcatttgctaattacttcatccagaacacctgtgtatgtttaacagctgtaagctatgtatatattgaaacgctggttataataaactcagagtggccatcagtcctctccgcatctatcctgatgtgtacattggattgtgacactGACATGCTTATATACTGAGAAAGCTCAAGCAAGTTTTATAACAAAACATTACATCCTTTTTGTAGTTCTAAAGAGGTTACTattaaaattttctgtctttGGAGCCTTAGGAGTCTTTGGATTGAAAACAATTAGTTAATACTTTTTGCAACCTCCTCCGTGGTTAATAGTCTattcaagttttctgtttttctttgggtTAATCTTGGtaactgctttttctctcttaggaaattatcaatataattgagaattttataattatcttAATAGTCCATCTgaatttttgtttgaagaaaaagCTGTAATATCGTATATAGCTTTCGCCTTACAGTGAAATGCATAGATGACAGACTGAATCTCAACAGTTCTCTTAAAAtgccaagaaaagaaatattatgcAATTGTTAAGTCACTGCTAAAGgatttccctttttattcttgATTTAAGAAGGCTAATCTACGGAGAAATTGCCGAATACATGCAAACCTGTTTGGCCTTTTAGCACATTTTTACATTACAAGGTATtgtaacttgattttttaaaaaatgaacaatgcCTATACTACTTGAGGCAGGTCTGTTTTGCCATATCGTCATCCAAATGTTAACACAATAACTATGTAATTACTAGATTCTGTAAACATGTGTGCCTTTATTTTCAGACTGATGAGGGAACAAACAGATTAAATGCGCAGGGAGAACATCCACTGGAGTATGACAAGGATACAATAGGGTGGACTGTGTGAATCTAGTTTGGCATATCCTGTGTGAACCAGAGACAGAGGTAATTTTTTGGAGGGGCCTGTTGGCATTCTTCAGACATGAATGAATCTTGGCAAACTCAGGTGAGCAGCATAGGCCTAGATCAATCATATCTTCAGTCTGGTTGAAATATAGCAATCAGTGATTTTATCCATAAAGCAGATGGAAATTTGCATTCAATTTTGTAGCCACTCTAATTTTATTCTAGATATAATAATGCATTCACCTGTTGGTATTTTGTTGTATTGATCAAGTAGGTTGCGTGGGTGAGAGTAGTGAACTTGGAGCTTGTTTTTGGTCTTAACTTTGACCCTGATTTTCTACTTTGGACAAATACTTTATCTACTTGAGTTTTATTGCCTTATCCATAAAAAAAGGTAATGATACCTTCCATAcagtcaaagaaagagaaaacagccttataaaatatttaaaaaaaagaaagacattttattgAGGATCAAACCAAAAGGCCCAGAAGACTTAAATGTCTTTCTTAGGACATAGAGCTTACAACAGAACTCAGGCCATCATCCTTTTCCAACACATCTGCTTCTAGATTCTACACCTTTATCAGCATTGACATGCTTTTAGCTAAAGCTCCAGCAGCTGTACCAATCTTACCTGCTAGATAGGTTAATGATGccattaattttgtaaaatacatgcatttctgtttgttttacaGATCTTTAAAATTCCATTAGTCACTAAAAGAACTGTACTCATCATAGTAATAAAGTGTTAGATTAATGCATTTTTATGTAAGTATTACTTTTTGATGCTGCATATTAAGGAAAATTAGGTAAAAATGTAGGATAAACAGTTAAACATACGTGGCAGATTGCATTTTCCAAAGTCGGCCACAACATCTTCCATCCCATATTTTGGTTTTACACAGAAATTTTGAGAAGTCAGTCTGTATTTCTTTATCTTCAACCTGGGTGGACTTTTGACTACACAGAAGTGACAatctgtgacttctgaggctgatCATAAAAGGTGATGTAGTTTCTGTCTTGCAGCCTCAAACACTCTTAGTGAAGCCTGAGCTACTGTGTAAGCAGTTCAGTTTCCCAGAGGCTGACATGCTGTGAGGAAGTGCAAACTGGCCTGTgtggagagaccacatggagaaaCTCTGAGACTtcatgaagagagagaaatgtatgGCCGTTCTCCACCTGTTGCAGCTCCAGTTACTCTCTGAATGAAACTACAGCCCAAGTCAGAATCACTcagctgaattctttccaaatttcAAGATTTCCCATGgttgagaaaaagagagaagcatttAATGGGTGGTTTTCGAGAAATAGGTAGGTGgagcctttaaaaaaatagttgtatCTAATTTTCTATTCAAAGTTATCTACATGACTGTCGTATAAACTTTTCCCTCCCGTGAGGCAAACTCCTTCACTATCTTCAGGAAAACCTACAGTACGCACCCATATTTTGAATGactggtttttgttttgatttgttagACGTGACAGAATGTTCTGAATTCCCCATCTGGATTGGTGCAGTGTAGACGGGgacagagcactgagaacattCAGATAACCCAAAACTGAATTCATTCAGTGGAAGCAGCTGCTCAGATAGACCAGAGGTTTGGGAAGGTATTACTCATTTACAGGACGTAGAATGAGCGAGTGTTCAAATAATCTAGCTGAGATCTTAAGATGTAAGTGGACACCCGTTGACATCTGGGCTACATGTGTTACACAACTCATGTTCATCAACAAGCTATTATTTAACGTTACTCTGAATGGCTGTCTAAGTGTTAATGCATCCTGTATATTGAGAGTGAGGTAGCATTTTTTCCCCCTGACTTTCTGTAAGACTGATCATATTTAAATAGAATTGACTTTATTTTAATTGTGTTCTATCTCTTCCAAATTGTTTATGAATTTAATCATAGGAATGAAATCTtgatatacattatttttcttactgtACATATAAAGTCTAGCACTTGAGTACATAATGTATATGCTAGCTGCAAATATTCAAATCttattcacaaattatttttaaactttaagaaaAGTGTGCCATAAAACTTAGCTGTTTCCacaaaatttatttcctcatctttagtaaataaaaatctaaaaatattattctagCTTATAATTCCCTCAACAAAAGGCAGcaacataaaattgaaaaatataaggaACCTCCTCAAATGCATAATGATTCTATAAATAAAGTACTGAAGTGATTTATGAATACTTTTACAATAAATGCCAATAAAATACACCCTACACTACATCATTTCTGAGGAAACATTAGCCATGAATTTACCAGAATatgcataattaaaataataagtcTGGGTGTTTGATGGTTCATGGGTTAAGTACTGGAGGGATTCATGTAGGCAAAGGCATTTTATTTCCATATCAACTAATCTTGACTTTACAGAACAGCCTCCAATTCTTTACATCTCTGAATCATACAAATGCCTATGCCACCTGCTACTTTATAGGGTGCTTATAGGGGCTTCTGGCTTTTTCCTCAATTACATTTCCATTTGGAATTATGTGTGACCTATGTGTAACCTCACAccgcaagtttttttttttaaagttttatctcatttaatgatGACTTTTTGTACTAGAAGAAGTAATTGCTAAAGTAGTTTCTTTAAttggattttcttgtttttctacaTAATGGTGAACTCATTCATACAACCATCACATTTGATTTCTGTGTTCTAATTTATCTATAACTTGTATTTCTGGCTAAGGAACTGTTGCTTTTTTTAGACTGCtccactttcttttcatttctatcaaGAAGGCTAGCTCTTGgcattctttgggattttccacAAAAACAACGTTTTATTCACTTCACAAGATCTATTAAAAATAttggggaaagggaaaaaacaaaaccttgaAATCAGTGCATTGAAGTGAAGTATGGGTGCTTTGGGTGGACAGCCAGGTTCACTCTATTACACCAGATTAAGTCCACATGATTTAAATTTGTAACTCAGAAAAATCTACTTTAGTTTCATagattttaggatttttaaagGTTTCTTACTAGTAGTTTAAATTGGAAATGTCAATTATTCAAATGTCCTAGGCCTGCCAAAATTTTAAAGACTCATATTAAGGGATTTGACAATTCCTGGAAGTAGCAAATAACAGTTTTGGAGCCGTTGTCGATAGTCAATATCTAAGGTCTGTCCTAACTGAGAAGTTGTTTCCCTTTCTTGTcatttaaagaggaagaaaaaaatgtttgtgcCCTCTAATTTAATCCAAAGGCTTGGAAAAGACAGACACTCTGACTACTTTCAAAATCTGGTTCTGGGAgtaaaaatgaaagtattttaaatttcacGCTGCACTAATTATAGGTGCAACTTTGAAATTTTTCCTCTTACATTTGACAAACGTTACCTAGTATTTTCATAATGACATAACAGTTTTGTGTAGTACACAATCAAAATGTCATTATAGCATATTACCCAACCACTGAACATGCCATTCTTTGCCAGAGAATCTTTTCTTAGTACATGTGTTTCAAAAGCACTTACTCTGTAAATGAAAGATTAAGGCTTAGCTGACCTAGATTGAGCTGTGGGGATTTGAAATCCAGGGATCAGTCTTCTTGGGTCTACCTcaattcaattctttttttcaattttttggatgaCTCAGTGGATTCATTCCAGTTTTCTGGACAAAGAAAATCTTTCGcgattgctttaaaaaaaaaaacaaaaatgaaaacaaacaaaacatggtGAAACTAGCAAGCATGATTAGATGATCCTCTTTTAAATAGGATACCACAAGTAgctttcattttatattctgttGAGAGAAACTGAAAATTCTGTTATTGTCTCTCTATTCTCATTGGAGATTGACTGAGATGTCCCAGACAGATGAATAGTTTAATTTGGAAATAAACCTGTCTTCACAAAAACATCTCCTTTTAAGCTATGACTTGTATTTGATGGCATTTAACTTTTACTCCTAAGCCCTGAGATTAATGGAAAAGTTTTTTACCCCTTATTTATGAAGAACCAACAAGAGAGAGACCCAACATAGTCAGAGCCATTGTATTTCTCCTTTAAGTCctataattaatgaaataaacatgAAACCTTTGAAGAGTTCTCAGTAGAtagggaatttttaaaatgtaatcctGCATGGAGGAGTTCTTTTTTTGAAAAGTCTGCATGATGttcaattttctttgctttttaggaaaagaaagttattaaaaataccTTTGGAATTCTAAAGACAATTTCCATTGGAAATGGAAAATACAGTTGAACTTAGGAACACTTTTGGTTCCAAAAGAAAACCAATCTTACATAGTAATTTGATTACATATTAAGACATACAATTAAAATTTACCATGACAAtaagcttcaaaatacatatttttctagcagattttatttggaaattcatTATGTATTGATGAGAACTTAAAATAGATATAAAGtagttaaaatttaaagttatactttttaaaaacattcaataatttacatagaaaaagaaacagtatAGACTTCCTTTTTTCACTCCAGTGGAATAACGGGAACAGATTTACTCTCTCACATTAAACAActaggaaaatatacaaaatatataagtcATCAATTTTCAGGCAAAGGCCAAAATGTAGTACAGAGCATTGATCCTTGAGAGAAGCAAAACAAAGTACATGAGTCCTACAACTATCCCAACTCATGGCCTGGAGTTTCCAGGACGTGGCATAGTTACGAGAAAACTTGACAGTTATCAGAGGACTTGTGAAGTTGAGAAGACAGCGTCTGAGAAGACCAAGTCACCTAGAATTTGCAGGGCAAAATAATCAGATATGAGGGAACAGAAAAGATATAGAGCTCCAAATATCTGCATGGGATTCCCTTGAGGTTCTAGCTGAGTGCTGCTCTGCCCATCTAGGTGAGGAAAGTACATGAACTAAGAAAAGAACCAACAGAAAGGAGTAGGCAAGGCAATCCCTGAAGCTCACACGAGGCTGGGAATAATCCATGTTGTCACCAGCCAAAGTTGAAACATCTCCTAATATATCAGACATTGGGTAGAATTCTCAGAAGTGTATTGCTTTAGCAGTAGAGCAAGATTATACTCAATTGGAAGTTTTTCTGAACTTgctctaaaaaatataaaaagcaagcCTCAAAGGATAAAATGCTTCTGCTGGAGTGAGCTGCATCCCTGAATAAAGCCAAACAATGGTTAAAGGTATACAACAAAAATCTCCACCAATAAAATCTGCAATGTCTGGAACCCAATCCAAAATTACTAGGCATGCAAATAAGCTGGGAAATATGGCCTATAAGAACTAGAAGAATTGATTAACAGAAATAGACCCAGAAATGACTGAGATGACGGAATTTTCAGAAAGGCATGtaaaaatagctattataaatatattccatGTGTTTAAGAAGGTAGAGAAAACATGAAcactaaaaagagagaaacagagatataaaaaaagacccaaatgaatttctagagattaaaaatagaagatttgaaatgaaaaatacactcaAATGCCTTGATGAATAACAGGTTCAACATCGCAGAAATGTTGCaatggaaaatatacaaaataaattacaaggagaaaaaaacagaaaaaaaaatgtgtataattGACCTGTAGGACAATACTAAGTGTTCTAACACGTGTTATTAAAGACCCACAAGAAAGAGGTAGGGGAACAGAAATTataatggaagaaataatggcgaaatattttccaaatttgttgGAAACTGTAAACCCATAGATTCAGAAAGCTTAATGAACTCCAAGAAGATATATGGGGAAAACCACACCAATTCATATcataaataaatatctgaaaCCTGGTGATAAAGAGACAAACTGGTGATTAGGCAGAGGAAAAAAGGCATTATACACATGGAACAAATATAAATATGACAGCAGACTTCTTGTAGTGAACTATGAAAGTGAGAAGACAGTAGAGCAACATCTTaaagcattgaaagaaaaaacaattgttATCTTAGAATTGTATGAGCAgcaaaatatcttccaaaatcTGGTTCTTCAGACAAAATATGATACTAGATTGAAATTTGTACCTCCATATAGGACTGAAGATCattggaaatggtaaatatgccatcaaatataaatgatttcttttacatattttaaaaactttaaattatgAGACCACTTAAAGCAAAactaataacatatttttaagagTATGTGATGTAAAAGTGAAATACATggcaataatagcacaaaggatggaaggaagtaaatgaaattatattttttaagattctttcaaTATATGTGAAGTGGTATGCTATTATTTAATGGTAGACTGATATGTTAAATGTGTGTGATGTAATCCTTAATCAATAAAGACACAAAATAGTTTTGATAATAAGCAAATAGTGGTAATAAAATAGAATCACAcgtaaaaaaatttcaattaatccaaaagaagacaagaaaagagggaaaaaaaagaacatagaatAGATGggacaaatataaaacaaatagtaCTATCCTGACCATATCAATAAACACACtaaatgtaaatgttctaaatatgatatttaaaagCCAGAGATTGCCAAATTGGATAATATATTGACACAACTATATGCTCTTCCCAGAGAACCTTGGGAAAGTGATAGAAAAAAGACATACTATGTActtatatattacacatatactattttttatccattattttgatgtattattctcttttgttctattttctatGGATACATATTTCCTACTATATTTCCCATGTTTATATTTGACATGCCCTTTTTATAATGAGGTTGGGAAATTTTTCAtgaaagtttttctttaataaaagtaACTTCCCCTGTTTCTATTTCCTGCTCATATCTGAAGGTACTGTGTATTTAAGTGAATTGCCATTGTTTgctaaatggaaaatatgaagtATAGTAACATAAATAATAAGTAAAGCATTAGTTCAGTACTTCCAGGAAAATGCATggagttttattgtttgtttttaaaataaatgttcttaCTTTGTACCACTGTAGTGATCTGGAACTCCACATACTACAGCTTCATATTTTAGAAGCTAATGATTTTTTAGctcattttgataaaaatttgtGTCCTTTTTCTGACAACTTTCTTTCCTAGACTGTCTGAATTTTAATGTTTGTATTTTTCCCTTAGCCTAGTGTGCAGTTTCAGTTTATATCTTGGTATTTTTGTTGAGCCGTCCTGACTTCTCCCAAACCACTTTTCAACTAGGGAAGTGTATTTTCAAGACATTGGTCAAAGTTAGGGGCATCAGCTCAAAGCTGCaattttgtctttcattattcTCATGTTATTGATTTAGATAACTGGCCTAGATATCAACCACTAattggtttattctttttttctctcagaagCCTGTGACCCTAACATCTAAATTGTATTGGGAAACATAATGTAAAGATAATTATTTTGTATTGTTACAGAAGTGGTGATACAAAATACTCTTTGTGATTACAAAATAGTCATCTCACAGGGCCCTCAGGGAATGGTCTTGGAGTTGCAAATTTgaagaattttgctttttaaaatatgcttgttTTTATGCATAGAAAATACCTTTATTGCTCAGATGGAAGCAGCAGTACTTCAATAAATTAGAGGTTTCTTAAGCGGAAAAAAATCTCTGTCCTCCTAACACACATTATGTGTCTTTTACGTTACTTTGAAGACGTTGATTTAATGTagtgaacttcagtttctttttaagaTACTGATTACAGATTACAATCgattgtttttaaattctgctgttttttctttttttataaaactCCCTTGAAAACATCTTACAAATGCAGATTCCCCCAAACTCTTTAGAGATTCTTATTCAGTATGTCTGGTGTTATGCCCAAGAAGCTGCGTTTTtcacaagctccccaggtgattctggtgctAGTGGTCCAATGACACTTTGAAAAACACTAAGCTAAACTTTCTGAGCTTGTACAGAACAATAGTGATTCTTAGAATAACCTGAACCATCACGCTACACTGATTGTCAGCATAGGTTGGAAGGGTCCTTTGATGAAAAAAGCAATATTATTCAGGGGGATAACATATGACTATGTtgtagtttcatttctttttaaaaaaaattttttgaatagctttattgagggtaattgatatacaataaattgtagatatttaaagtgtacaatttgaaaAGTTTTGACATGTATATGCCCATAAAACCATCACTATactcaagataatgaacatacaGGTCACCCCAAAAGTTGCCTCTTGCGCTTTTGTAGTCTCACCATCCTGTCACTCCCAGCCCCATCCccagacaaccactaatctgctttttgtcacAAGAGATTAGTTTCTATTTTCTAgaactttacataaatgaaatccTACAGTATATACTTTTCGTcatggcttttttcactcagcataattattttgagattcatcattgttgcatgtatcaatagttggttcctttttattgctgagtaggatttcattgtatggatgtaccaccgtttgtttatccattcacctgttgaagggcTTTTGAGTGTGTTTCTattcttggctattataaatagagctgctataaacatttatgtacaacgtctatgtggacatatgctttcatttctcttggttagatacctaggaatggaattgctggctGGATGAGTCACAATGTAGATGtatacttaactttttaaaaagctgccgaattgttttccaaagcagttgtaccattttacattcctaccagcagtatatgagagttccagtttctttacatcctttccaacacttggtTGTTtgttaaattttagccattctaataggcatcTAGTGctgtctcattatggttttaatttgtttatccataataactaatgatgttgagcatcttttcatgtgcttatttcccaaatgtatatcttctctggtgaaatgtctgtttgaATCTTTTTCCcgtgttttaaaaattagcttgcttgtttttattattttgagagtCTTTTATTCTGAATGCAAGtcatttatcagatatgtgatttacatgttttttcttccagtttgtgacttatcctttcattctcttaacagtgtcttctgAAAgcagaagttattaattttggtgaagtcaaattggttttcttttatgGGTTGTGCTTTTGGTGTGTAATCTAAGAT includes the following:
- the LOC106824371 gene encoding small ribosomal subunit protein uS2-like; the protein is MSGALDVLQMKEEDVLKFLAAGTPLGGTNLDFQMEQYIYKRQSDGIYIINLKRTWEKLLLAARAIVAIENPADVSVISSRNTGQRAVLKFAAATGATPIAGRFTPGTFTNQIQAAFRQPRLLVVTDPRADHQPLTEASYVNLPTIALCNTDSPLRYVDIAIPCNNKGAHSVGLMWWMLAREVLRMRGTISREHPWEVMPDLYFYRDPEEIEKEEQAAAEKAVTKEEFQGEWTAPAPEFTATQPEVADWSEGAQVPSVPIQQFPTEDWSAQPATEDWSAAPTAQATEWVGTTTEWS